The Sphaerospermopsis torques-reginae ITEP-024 genome has a window encoding:
- the gntA gene encoding guanitoxin biosynthesis heme-dependent pre-guanitoxin N-hydroxylase GntA, with translation MRKNPFESNLALEHSCYAKFDGTEFKILESGTKISEKVTEVHAEFREKILHRTPPFTCMGATSVFNQNNYRFSMYSDMCTKETTLALARNLFTFVNEQDSMNSHFTAFIAVFEKPIPEDEHHFEKLVWSQLQMLHDEDSRYHDWDTQFSNDINNHKFSYSFAERSFFIIGMHPGSSRIARQFSYPLLVFNASRQFDHLVETNQFHNFVRIIRERDVALQGSINPNLPAKYDHSRPEEPEVRQYSGRAVEKDWQCPLVVHQKKHKHNQ, from the coding sequence ATGCGAAAAAATCCTTTTGAAAGTAATCTAGCACTGGAACACAGTTGTTATGCCAAGTTTGATGGAACAGAATTTAAAATACTTGAGAGTGGTACAAAAATATCAGAGAAGGTAACTGAAGTACACGCTGAATTTCGGGAGAAAATATTGCATCGCACTCCTCCTTTTACTTGTATGGGTGCAACATCCGTATTTAACCAGAATAACTATCGTTTCAGTATGTACAGTGATATGTGTACAAAAGAAACTACCTTAGCATTGGCTCGAAATTTATTCACTTTTGTGAATGAACAAGATAGCATGAATAGTCACTTCACAGCATTTATTGCTGTGTTTGAAAAACCAATACCAGAAGATGAACACCACTTTGAAAAACTGGTGTGGAGTCAACTACAAATGTTACATGATGAAGATAGCCGTTACCATGATTGGGACACCCAATTCAGCAACGATATCAATAATCATAAATTTTCATACAGTTTTGCTGAAAGAAGCTTTTTCATTATTGGAATGCACCCTGGAAGTTCTCGAATTGCTAGGCAATTTTCCTACCCACTTCTAGTATTTAATGCCAGTCGTCAATTTGATCATTTAGTTGAAACTAACCAATTCCATAACTTCGTCAGAATTATTCGGGAGCGTGACGTAGCTCTGCAAGGTAGTATTAATCCTAATCTGCCAGCAAAATATGACCATAGTCGTCCTGAAGAACCTGAAGTCAGACAATATTCTGGACGTGCAGTAGAAAAAGATTGGCAATGTCCTTTAGTTGTACACCAGAAGAAACATAAGCATAATCAATAA
- the gntB gene encoding guanitoxin biosynthesis L-arginine gamma (S) hydroxylase, translating into MKKNIKKYRFSNSIYHQIKPLLKLDQWHCWLALAEDWIVICFAISISYYLSWYFYPVTILLIGSRQRALATLLHEAAHQVIAKNRTLNFMMGTFFSGYFILQTMSSYRKSHVEKHHRYFGNPDEDPDYKFAISQGLYQQSLDDKTFQMLYIFSPLLLAQVPKYIKSLLIHRFLEDQNYLELVAIGLWWLTIISLSILFNLWQYLILFWLIPYLTVFQIIGWFIELAEHYPLMNNDINLYMSRNRNSHFIEKFLTGMHNENYHLVHHLFPNIPFWNVPKAHEILMQDPNYAQHHSQSGGIVWSNNNAPSILSGLTQVSS; encoded by the coding sequence ATGAAAAAAAATATTAAAAAATATCGCTTCAGCAATTCTATTTATCATCAAATAAAACCGCTTTTAAAACTTGATCAGTGGCATTGTTGGTTGGCTTTAGCAGAAGACTGGATAGTTATTTGTTTTGCTATTTCCATTAGCTATTATTTGTCTTGGTACTTTTATCCTGTTACCATACTACTCATCGGTTCACGTCAGAGAGCATTAGCCACATTGCTCCATGAAGCAGCCCATCAAGTAATTGCCAAAAATCGCACCTTAAACTTTATGATGGGTACTTTTTTCTCAGGATATTTCATTCTGCAAACAATGTCATCTTATCGGAAATCTCATGTTGAAAAACATCATAGATATTTTGGCAATCCGGACGAAGATCCTGACTACAAGTTTGCAATTTCTCAAGGATTATATCAACAGAGTTTGGATGATAAAACCTTTCAGATGCTTTATATTTTTTCTCCTTTGCTACTTGCTCAAGTACCTAAATATATAAAATCTTTATTAATTCACCGTTTCCTAGAAGATCAAAATTATCTAGAACTGGTTGCTATTGGATTGTGGTGGCTAACAATTATTAGCCTCAGCATTTTATTTAACCTATGGCAATATTTAATTCTCTTCTGGTTAATTCCTTATTTGACGGTTTTTCAAATCATTGGCTGGTTTATTGAATTAGCCGAGCATTACCCTTTAATGAATAATGATATCAATTTGTATATGAGTCGTAACCGCAACAGCCATTTTATTGAGAAATTTCTAACAGGTATGCATAATGAAAACTACCATTTAGTACATCACCTATTTCCCAATATTCCTTTCTGGAATGTGCCTAAAGCACACGAAATATTGATGCAAGATCCAAATTATGCCCAACATCACAGTCAAAGTGGAGGAATAGTCTGGTCAAATAATAATGCACCTAGTATTTTATCAGGACTTACACAAGTGTCATCATAA
- a CDS encoding aminotransferase class I/II-fold pyridoxal phosphate-dependent enzyme has protein sequence MKIQPALLEMWLSEYERVPYNLGESSVDNFTLGELLNLTGDRDALDQLSLMNNDTHGSLRLREAIASLDKSVSPDDILVTAGTTEAILIYFKVRYRSGANVVVPVPTFHVLYETPAFLGYEVRYLQLRAENGFRIDPQELAKLVDDNTEVIVLNTPQNPSGVVCSETEIQSIIEIAEKHNAEILADEHYRFLPHDQDTEILPSLYGLSPKIISLGSTGKCFGCIGLRIGWLIGNPEIIKACHFFKDYTTHTVCVLNDYIAAGVLLHKGKILPRYRQMIQHNIQQFETFIKQQRGLIDWVKPEAGTIAFPFFTDPNINSKIVAKRLVEDHGVLLLPGEAFDRPSHFRIALGVEPSLFQYALEKLAIVIETS, from the coding sequence ATGAAAATTCAACCTGCTTTATTAGAAATGTGGCTGTCTGAATATGAACGAGTACCTTATAACTTAGGAGAAAGCAGTGTTGATAATTTTACCTTGGGAGAATTACTAAATCTTACAGGAGATCGTGATGCTCTTGATCAACTCAGCCTCATGAATAACGACACCCACGGCTCCCTGAGATTACGTGAAGCGATCGCCTCATTAGATAAATCAGTATCCCCAGATGATATTTTAGTGACTGCTGGGACAACAGAAGCCATATTAATTTATTTTAAAGTACGTTACCGTTCCGGTGCTAATGTCGTTGTTCCAGTACCAACCTTCCATGTACTTTATGAAACTCCAGCTTTTTTAGGTTACGAGGTACGCTATCTGCAATTACGAGCAGAAAATGGTTTTCGCATTGATCCTCAAGAATTAGCCAAGTTAGTTGATGATAATACTGAAGTAATAGTTTTGAATACTCCACAAAATCCTAGTGGTGTTGTTTGCTCAGAAACAGAAATTCAGTCCATAATTGAGATTGCAGAAAAGCATAATGCAGAAATTTTAGCTGATGAGCATTACCGTTTTTTACCCCATGATCAAGACACAGAAATTCTGCCTTCGTTGTATGGACTTTCACCCAAAATCATCAGTTTAGGTTCTACAGGTAAATGCTTTGGTTGTATTGGGTTACGCATTGGTTGGCTGATTGGCAACCCAGAAATAATTAAAGCTTGTCACTTTTTCAAAGACTACACAACCCACACTGTCTGCGTCCTTAATGATTACATCGCTGCTGGAGTCTTATTACACAAAGGCAAAATTTTACCCCGTTATCGTCAGATGATTCAGCACAATATTCAGCAGTTTGAAACTTTTATCAAACAACAACGGGGATTAATTGACTGGGTTAAACCTGAAGCGGGTACTATCGCTTTTCCGTTTTTTACCGATCCAAATATCAACAGCAAAATAGTAGCCAAACGTCTGGTAGAAGATCATGGAGTGTTGTTGCTACCTGGTGAAGCATTTGATCGCCCCAGTCATTTCCGCATAGCTTTGGGTGTTGAACCAAGCCTTTTTCAGTACGCATTGGAAAAACTTGCTATTGTGATAGAAACTTCATGA
- the gntD gene encoding guanitoxin biosynthesis L-enduracididine beta-hydroxylase GntD gives MMSIQTLNFTQSELEEIDILLDQVTANYSHAEQPELIDTAAVLAQSLPLRLRQFLHEFKLRETAPACLIKGYPVNDNTIGATPEHWAGHEDAKRTKREQIVFVLCSALLGEIFGWLTQQNAYLIHDVFPIKGYEQDQIGSGSEALLLWHTEDAYHPARGDYLGLMCLRNPCQSITTIGSVDSLKKLTQQQLDILFQPRFIIRPDNAHHADNNYQTETDLDTHLQNAYNQIKHKIISQDNAMALLYGEPSAPYLCVDPAYMEATDEEAKQTLQALIDAIDIEIMDVILQPGDICFVDNFRAVHGRKPFKANYDGNDRWLKRINITRDLRKSKTYRSHPTSRIIDKVPS, from the coding sequence ATGATGAGTATTCAAACGTTAAATTTTACTCAATCTGAACTTGAAGAAATAGACATTCTTTTAGATCAAGTTACTGCTAACTATAGCCATGCAGAACAACCGGAATTGATTGACACTGCTGCGGTATTAGCCCAAAGTTTGCCCCTACGCCTGCGTCAATTTTTACATGAGTTCAAATTGCGAGAAACCGCTCCTGCTTGTCTCATCAAGGGTTATCCAGTTAATGATAATACTATTGGCGCTACTCCTGAACATTGGGCAGGTCATGAAGATGCCAAGCGCACTAAACGAGAGCAAATTGTGTTTGTTTTGTGCAGTGCTTTACTGGGAGAAATATTTGGTTGGCTAACACAGCAAAATGCCTATCTGATCCACGATGTTTTTCCAATTAAAGGCTATGAACAGGATCAAATTGGTTCTGGTAGTGAAGCACTACTGCTTTGGCATACTGAAGATGCTTATCATCCTGCTCGTGGTGACTACTTGGGGCTAATGTGTTTGCGTAATCCTTGCCAGAGTATAACCACTATTGGTTCAGTGGATTCATTAAAAAAACTGACTCAGCAGCAATTAGATATCTTGTTTCAACCACGTTTTATTATTCGCCCAGATAATGCCCATCATGCCGATAATAATTATCAAACAGAAACTGATTTAGATACTCATCTTCAGAATGCTTACAATCAAATAAAGCATAAAATTATCTCCCAAGATAATGCTATGGCTTTGCTATATGGAGAACCTAGCGCACCCTATTTGTGTGTTGATCCAGCTTATATGGAAGCAACAGATGAAGAAGCTAAACAGACTTTGCAAGCCTTGATTGATGCTATTGACATTGAAATCATGGATGTAATTTTACAACCCGGTGATATTTGTTTCGTAGATAATTTCCGTGCTGTGCATGGGAGAAAACCATTTAAAGCCAATTATGATGGTAATGATCGGTGGTTAAAGCGAATTAATATCACACGCGATCTTCGCAAATCTAAAACATATCGTTCTCATCCTACATCTCGAATTATTGATAAAGTACCTTCATAA
- the gntE gene encoding guanitoxin biosynthesis PLP-dependent transaminase GntE — protein sequence MLKDSPKSHAFFERAQKVIPFGVNSSHRYWGENTPVIQRGEGAYVYDFDGKSYIDYRLGFGPVILGHAHPFVNQRVIAAIQNGVSFSATQEYEVRVAEHIIKMCPSVDMVRLDNSGSDATRHAIRLARGYTGRDLVLKFEGAYHGDYDYMLWTTPDSLKSRVGKRGEPIGHKTSQGVPDLVSQLLLIAVWNDREGIEKLLKEKGDSIAAIIVEPILANAGGLMPEPGFLQFLRNQCDIYGIVLIFDEVKTGFRIAPGGAGEYFGVQADLSAYAKAMGNGYPISAIGGKRDIMMTIAPGKVVHAGTYTGNVVVTAAADATLEYMQQQDVFGHLNHVGQQLMDGLDEILTRHQINHHIHGLPSLFGLTLSESNPKDWRDVVDTNLELSEQLLIELVNAGIMTDSDPQQTWYVCESHTSEDIAETLNRFETALRKALQK from the coding sequence ATGTTAAAAGATTCCCCAAAATCCCATGCTTTCTTTGAACGCGCACAAAAAGTTATCCCCTTTGGTGTTAATTCCAGCCACCGCTACTGGGGCGAAAATACACCTGTAATTCAGCGTGGTGAAGGAGCGTATGTTTATGACTTTGACGGAAAAAGCTATATTGATTACCGTCTAGGTTTTGGTCCAGTTATTCTTGGTCATGCTCATCCTTTTGTTAATCAGCGTGTCATTGCAGCAATACAAAATGGTGTAAGTTTTTCTGCAACTCAAGAATATGAAGTCCGGGTAGCTGAACATATCATCAAGATGTGTCCTTCTGTTGACATGGTACGTCTGGATAATAGTGGTTCTGATGCTACCCGCCATGCAATTCGTCTGGCCAGAGGTTACACTGGACGAGATCTAGTGTTGAAATTTGAAGGTGCTTATCACGGTGATTACGATTATATGCTTTGGACAACACCAGATAGTCTTAAAAGCCGTGTGGGAAAACGAGGCGAGCCAATTGGACATAAAACCAGTCAAGGTGTACCAGACTTAGTATCTCAATTGTTATTAATAGCAGTTTGGAATGATCGTGAGGGAATAGAAAAACTGTTAAAGGAAAAAGGAGATAGTATTGCTGCCATTATTGTCGAGCCGATTCTTGCTAATGCAGGTGGCTTGATGCCGGAACCTGGATTTTTGCAATTCCTCCGTAATCAATGTGATATTTATGGTATTGTTTTAATTTTCGATGAAGTTAAAACTGGTTTTCGCATCGCACCAGGAGGAGCAGGTGAATATTTTGGCGTACAGGCTGACTTGAGTGCCTATGCTAAAGCTATGGGTAATGGCTATCCGATTTCTGCTATTGGTGGCAAGCGTGACATTATGATGACCATAGCACCAGGTAAGGTGGTACATGCAGGAACTTATACAGGAAATGTAGTAGTTACTGCTGCGGCCGATGCTACCCTTGAATATATGCAACAGCAGGATGTATTTGGGCATCTCAACCACGTTGGACAACAACTGATGGACGGTTTAGATGAAATTCTGACTCGCCATCAAATTAATCATCATATTCATGGTTTACCCTCATTGTTTGGTTTAACTTTGTCAGAATCTAATCCCAAAGATTGGCGTGATGTTGTTGATACCAATTTGGAATTATCTGAACAACTACTGATTGAATTGGTCAATGCTGGTATTATGACTGATTCTGATCCACAACAAACTTGGTATGTGTGTGAGTCTCACACGTCTGAAGATATTGCAGAAACACTAAATAGGTTTGAAACTGCCCTGCGTAAAGCTTTACAGAAATAA
- the gntF gene encoding guanitoxin biosynthesis pre-guanitoxin forming N-methyltransferase GntF, with translation MELKFQENDFQSFEPIPYLNEYFNYPSDYYGGVGFENEQFLQFFAEVAHEYHLNNYLLLDFGCGPTIYSILSLGRNCREIHMSDYLQQNLEQVQLWQQGKPQAFDWYPYLRRALQMETALNQNQPLDSFLDVTDEEIEERARLLREKITSIRKGNARATNPVGEEGKALYEAVVSSFCLEGVAQDLAEWKNLITNLSSTIKPGGLLIFATQIEADSYRIGEGYGTVVNLTEQDIVQTLLNCNFESGSIKTKELKGGPNHTEYDKFLMLTARLAV, from the coding sequence ATGGAACTCAAGTTTCAAGAAAATGATTTTCAATCTTTTGAACCAATACCTTATCTGAATGAATACTTTAATTATCCTTCAGATTATTATGGGGGTGTAGGATTTGAGAATGAACAATTCCTACAATTCTTTGCTGAAGTTGCCCATGAATATCATCTCAATAACTATTTGCTATTAGATTTCGGTTGTGGTCCTACTATTTATTCTATCCTCAGCTTAGGACGGAATTGCCGTGAAATACATATGAGTGATTATTTACAACAAAATTTAGAGCAGGTTCAGCTTTGGCAACAAGGAAAGCCCCAAGCTTTCGATTGGTATCCTTATCTGCGTCGCGCCTTGCAAATGGAAACTGCGTTAAATCAGAATCAGCCTTTAGATAGTTTTTTAGATGTTACAGATGAAGAAATAGAAGAACGGGCAAGATTGCTACGGGAAAAAATAACTTCTATCAGAAAAGGCAATGCTCGTGCTACTAATCCTGTGGGAGAAGAAGGAAAGGCATTATATGAAGCGGTGGTTTCTTCTTTCTGTTTAGAAGGTGTAGCACAAGATTTAGCTGAATGGAAAAATTTGATAACTAATTTGTCTTCCACAATTAAACCAGGGGGTTTATTGATATTTGCTACTCAAATTGAAGCTGATAGTTATCGAATTGGAGAGGGTTACGGCACAGTGGTTAATCTCACTGAACAAGATATTGTGCAGACATTATTGAATTGTAATTTCGAGTCAGGTTCAATCAAAACAAAGGAACTTAAAGGCGGTCCGAATCACACTGAGTACGATAAATTCCTGATGTTGACAGCCAGACTTGCTGTGTGA
- the ltaE gene encoding low-specificity L-threonine aldolase, with protein MSEHFPIDLRSDTVTQPTPSMRQAMAEAIVGDDVYGEDPTVNRLERVAAELLGKESAMFVPSGTMGNLICMLTHCGRGEEVIIGDQAHLFLYERGGSAVLGGIHPYTVSTATDGTLPLSEIRAAVRPDDIHCPRTKLLCVENTQAQRGGLPLSLTYLHSLRDLANELGLRLHCDGARLWNASVAIGVEPSVLSSPFDSLSVCLSKGLAAPIGSLVIGTQSFIDEARRLRKLLGGGMRQVGAIASAGLIALEQMRERLAIDHENAQFLAEGLRECGYEITHPVRTNIIFFRQHEQDTLSLQERLAVWKNSGLLVSDFGDRTIRAVTHYGIERKDINQAISILQQV; from the coding sequence ATGAGTGAGCATTTTCCCATTGATTTACGCAGTGATACAGTTACCCAACCGACACCATCTATGCGTCAAGCTATGGCTGAAGCGATAGTAGGTGACGATGTTTATGGAGAAGATCCAACGGTTAACCGACTGGAACGAGTAGCAGCAGAACTTTTAGGTAAAGAGTCTGCTATGTTTGTACCTAGTGGCACGATGGGTAATCTCATCTGTATGTTAACTCATTGTGGACGTGGAGAAGAAGTGATTATTGGTGATCAAGCTCATCTGTTTTTGTATGAACGTGGTGGCAGTGCTGTATTGGGGGGTATTCATCCTTACACTGTCAGCACAGCAACAGATGGTACTCTTCCTTTATCAGAAATCCGCGCTGCTGTAAGACCTGATGATATTCATTGTCCGAGAACAAAGCTATTATGTGTGGAAAATACACAAGCACAACGAGGCGGTTTGCCTTTATCATTAACTTATTTACACAGCTTGCGTGATTTGGCGAATGAGTTAGGATTAAGATTGCACTGTGATGGAGCGCGTTTGTGGAACGCATCTGTGGCAATTGGGGTTGAACCTAGTGTTTTATCTTCACCTTTTGATTCTTTATCTGTCTGTTTATCAAAGGGTCTGGCTGCACCTATTGGTTCTCTTGTGATCGGAACACAGTCATTTATTGATGAAGCACGGCGGTTACGTAAACTATTGGGTGGTGGTATGCGTCAAGTTGGAGCGATCGCCTCTGCTGGTTTAATTGCCCTAGAACAAATGAGGGAAAGACTGGCTATTGATCATGAAAACGCCCAATTTTTAGCTGAAGGTTTACGTGAATGTGGTTATGAAATCACTCATCCTGTGCGGACTAATATCATATTTTTTCGCCAGCATGAGCAAGATACCTTATCTCTCCAGGAAAGATTAGCTGTTTGGAAAAACTCTGGCTTGTTAGTCTCAGATTTTGGCGATCGCACAATTCGCGCAGTTACCCATTATGGTATTGAACGCAAAGATATTAATCAAGCAATTTCTATTTTACAACAAGTCTAG
- the gntH gene encoding guanitoxin biosynthesis MBL fold metallo-hydrolase GntH gives MSNNKQDINHTELNPMAHSRRGFFTVFIAGISTSVSSIFRKDVAVAENHKAFTAENKSMLSTNNQSFFFPGELLASDEMRITIVGSSSVARKTQSGTSIFLELGNGDSFIFDAGPGVAANYTALGVPYSRMDRIFLSHLHCDHITDLAYIYGQGSMYDRKTPLRIWGPSGKESKFGTNAFVESMKAMCLWHTESLSYHQNGNGYETEVHEFDYAQNPGVAYNEKGVVIKHFPAVHLKDGAVSYRVDWNGLSFVFSGDSQPNTFMVENAQNVDILIHQTIPPAQVWAKEYNMPLEQVIELQNRFDSPPHAVGAIFDQTRPRLGVLTHLYLNENIKVAILDSCQEVYDGPIEIAQDLMVFNISKNEIKQRIAIVPELALQNTVKKYENLPPPKYKPREQLSQWLLDAVIPQEQWK, from the coding sequence ATGAGTAACAACAAACAAGACATCAATCACACAGAATTAAATCCCATGGCTCATAGCCGCAGGGGATTTTTTACTGTGTTTATTGCAGGAATTTCTACATCTGTATCTAGTATTTTCAGGAAAGATGTTGCTGTAGCTGAGAACCATAAAGCCTTCACCGCCGAAAACAAATCAATGCTCTCTACCAATAACCAGTCATTTTTTTTTCCAGGTGAATTGTTAGCATCTGACGAAATGCGGATCACTATTGTAGGGTCTTCTTCCGTCGCACGCAAAACCCAATCTGGAACAAGCATCTTTCTCGAACTGGGAAACGGGGACAGTTTCATCTTTGATGCCGGACCTGGTGTAGCTGCCAACTATACAGCGTTGGGTGTACCCTATTCGCGGATGGATAGAATTTTCCTAAGTCACCTTCATTGCGATCACATAACGGATCTTGCCTACATATATGGTCAAGGATCAATGTATGATCGCAAAACACCCCTACGTATCTGGGGACCGAGTGGCAAGGAGTCGAAGTTTGGCACAAATGCTTTCGTCGAGTCAATGAAGGCTATGTGTCTCTGGCACACGGAGAGTCTTTCCTACCACCAGAACGGTAATGGTTATGAAACAGAGGTACATGAATTTGACTATGCTCAAAATCCAGGTGTTGCATACAACGAGAAAGGAGTTGTGATTAAGCACTTTCCCGCAGTTCACCTGAAAGACGGTGCGGTAAGCTACCGTGTGGATTGGAATGGTCTCAGTTTTGTCTTCTCTGGCGACTCGCAACCGAATACATTTATGGTTGAGAACGCACAAAATGTTGATATCTTGATTCACCAAACAATTCCTCCAGCACAGGTTTGGGCAAAAGAATACAATATGCCCCTCGAACAAGTTATAGAACTGCAAAACAGATTTGATTCTCCTCCCCATGCTGTTGGTGCGATTTTCGACCAAACTAGACCACGCTTGGGTGTACTAACTCATTTATATCTAAATGAAAATATAAAAGTTGCCATTCTTGACTCGTGCCAAGAGGTTTACGACGGACCTATTGAAATTGCTCAGGATTTGATGGTTTTCAATATCTCCAAGAATGAAATCAAGCAGCGCATAGCGATCGTCCCTGAATTAGCGTTGCAAAACACCGTCAAGAAGTACGAAAACCTTCCACCACCTAAGTATAAACCAAGGGAGCAGTTGTCCCAGTGGCTTCTGGACGCGGTAATTCCGCAAGAACAATGGAAATAG
- the gntI gene encoding guanitoxin biosynthesis pre-guanitoxin N-oxide kinase GntI, which produces MKKSIDKIITNLPLWDTQGALKIVPIGDQNFTNQNYRVESNGQVFKVRISEGNQNLIGIAKEEELIVLKAVAKMGIGPEVIAYIPPEGHLVTRFIEGKHFSLQEITQPENIHRIAQILKQVHSIEGIDAAPPPFERIEGLMRNAERKNGIFPDDFEQLLADLQAIKAVLTKVHRKPCLCHNDLAGSNIIEADGSIFLIDWEYAGVANPMFDLANFSMNQNLDREGDKILIESYFGKVSQVELAEINLWKIVAIFIEGVWGVLQAKISQFDRDYQGFANENWQTVRQYTQKESFSEWLSMISLSNH; this is translated from the coding sequence TTGAAAAAATCCATCGACAAGATCATTACCAACTTACCGCTATGGGATACACAAGGTGCTCTGAAAATTGTGCCAATCGGTGACCAAAACTTCACCAATCAGAATTACCGAGTTGAGAGCAACGGACAGGTATTCAAGGTTCGCATCAGTGAAGGAAATCAAAACCTCATAGGGATTGCCAAAGAAGAAGAACTGATTGTGCTTAAGGCAGTTGCTAAAATGGGTATAGGACCAGAGGTCATTGCATACATACCACCAGAAGGTCATCTGGTAACGCGATTTATAGAGGGTAAGCATTTTTCTCTACAGGAAATCACGCAACCGGAAAACATACATCGAATTGCCCAGATCCTAAAGCAAGTTCATAGTATTGAGGGGATTGACGCTGCACCGCCACCATTTGAGCGAATTGAGGGGCTGATGAGGAACGCTGAACGCAAAAATGGCATATTTCCTGATGATTTTGAACAGTTACTCGCTGACCTACAAGCTATAAAGGCTGTACTGACTAAAGTCCACAGAAAACCATGTCTGTGTCATAACGACTTGGCTGGCTCGAATATCATTGAGGCCGATGGTTCAATTTTCCTGATCGATTGGGAGTACGCAGGTGTAGCAAATCCGATGTTTGACCTAGCTAACTTTTCTATGAATCAGAACCTGGATAGAGAAGGTGATAAAATTCTCATTGAGAGCTACTTTGGGAAAGTTAGTCAGGTGGAGTTAGCAGAAATCAATCTTTGGAAGATAGTTGCTATTTTTATTGAAGGTGTTTGGGGTGTTTTGCAGGCAAAAATTTCTCAATTTGATCGGGACTATCAAGGTTTTGCTAACGAAAATTGGCAAACAGTGCGTCAGTACACGCAAAAGGAAAGCTTTTCAGAATGGCTGTCCATGATATCGTTATCAAACCACTGA